A section of the Halobacteriovorax sp. DA5 genome encodes:
- a CDS encoding L-threonylcarbamoyladenylate synthase produces MIEYVIAENPDDRVLQKVSQALNNGELVCLPTDTSWVVIASPFSKKGIERIYKYKNAPKLKAFSLLCDSISMASDVANIDDGVFRYIKRIIPGHYTFIFNANKKITKAVAANKTDHEVGIRFVPSTLISRLLEIHGEPVLSSNIDLDKFTPALSSYGELYSYMIEESLAGVVTLIVDPGEHEFVGSSTIVDFTNGEADVIRQGAGIL; encoded by the coding sequence TTGATTGAATATGTAATTGCAGAAAATCCAGATGATCGTGTATTACAAAAAGTTTCACAAGCTCTTAATAATGGAGAGCTTGTGTGCTTACCGACTGATACTAGTTGGGTTGTAATTGCTTCTCCCTTTAGCAAGAAGGGGATTGAGAGAATCTACAAGTATAAGAATGCTCCAAAGCTAAAGGCTTTCTCTCTTCTATGTGATTCGATTTCAATGGCCTCTGATGTTGCTAATATTGATGATGGTGTATTTCGCTATATAAAGAGAATTATCCCAGGTCACTATACATTTATTTTTAATGCCAATAAGAAGATTACTAAGGCAGTGGCCGCAAATAAAACTGATCATGAAGTGGGAATTCGATTTGTACCTTCGACATTGATTAGTCGCTTACTAGAAATCCATGGTGAACCGGTCTTATCAAGTAATATTGATTTAGATAAATTTACTCCGGCCCTATCTTCCTATGGTGAACTCTATTCTTATATGATTGAAGAGTCGCTTGCAGGTGTTGTTACTTTGATTGTCGATCCAGGTGAACACGAGTTTGTAGGCTCATCAACTATTGTTGACTTCACTAATGGTGAAGCCGATGTCATTAGGCAAGGCGCTGGGATTCTGTA